In a genomic window of Zingiber officinale cultivar Zhangliang chromosome 9B, Zo_v1.1, whole genome shotgun sequence:
- the LOC122023886 gene encoding leucine-rich repeat receptor-like serine/threonine-protein kinase At1g17230, which translates to MASLVRRMLHLLAAISCFLFAAVEGGGDDDLRLLMEFKSNLVDAGGNLSNWSPSESNPCLWDGIACFQSEVTSINLHKFGLQGFLTATICRLPYLTIFNVSSNMISGSIPKDLAQCRSLEILDLSTNMLHGEIPQELCALSSLTKLFLSENYLFGVIPSSIGNLTMLEELVIYSNNLTGAIPPSIKMLKNLRIIRAGLNDLSGPVPVEISECDNLEVLGLAQNRLEGVLPKELERLKNLTTLVLWQNQLSGEIPPELGNCSNLEMIALNNNFFTGGVPKELGKLILLKKLYLYTNRLDGTIPKELGNCQSAVEIDLSENHLTGIIPKELGLIQTLHLLYLFENLLQGSIPRELGQLSLLRKIDLSINNLTGIIPLEFQNFTSLENLQLFNNNLEGIIPPLLGTKSNLLVLDLSDNKLTGSIPSQLCKYQKLILLSLGSNRLFGNIPHGVKTCMSLIVLRLGGNLLTGSLPLELSGLLNLTSLEMNHNRFSGPVTPEIGKLKNLERLLLSNNYFFGEIPPEIGELTALVSFNVSSNHLSGGIPQELANCKKLQRLDLSRNHFSGIIPREIGNLVNLELLLLSDNHLNGTIPDSLGGLYHLTELQLGGNNLSGGIPDELGQLTALQIALNVSYNSLSGEIPSGLGNLQMLETLYLNNNQLDGELPASFSKLSSLLVCNLSYNYLFGSLPNTPVFRSMDDSNFLGNYGLCGSGTKACQPSPVPLYIAESGWVKRTSKEKIVSISAVVVGLISLVLTIGLCWSMKYRLPVLAKLEEHKQGVSDLYYLPCEGVTYQEILKATDDFSESAVIGKGACGTVYKAVMLDGGIIAVKKLKSHVEGSSIDSSFRAEISTLGNVRHRNIVKLYGFCYHQDSNLILYEYMANGSLGEMLHGSGDTCLLDWNTRYRIALGAAEGLRYLHYDCKPQIIHRDIKSNNILLDETMEAHVGDFGLAKLIDISHSKTMSAVAGSYGYIAPEYAFTMKVTEKCDIYSFGVVLLELVTGKSPIQPIEQGGDLVNLVRRSVHNNTATSNVFDSRLDLTSKSTMEEMSLVLKIALFSTNDSPFDRPTMRDVIAMLMDVRGSICFSPSSPSSETPLDQTESPRGEGE; encoded by the exons ATGGCATCCTTGGTGCGGCGGATGCTTCATCTGCTTGCGGCCATTTCTTGCTTCCTTTTCGCCGCCGTGGAGGGCGGCGGCGACGACGACCTGCGCCTGCTCATGGAGTTCAAAAGCAACCTCGTCGATGCCGGCGGCAATCTCTCGAATTGGAGCCCCTCCGAATCCAATCCTTGCCTCTGGGACGGCATTGCCTGCTTCCAGTCCGAGGTAACCTCCATTAACCTTCACAAGTTTGGTCTCCAGGGCTTCTTGACTGCTACCATTTGCCGCCTCCCTTACTTGACCATCTTCAATGTCTCCTCCAATATGATTTCTGGCTCCATTCCGAAAGATTTGGCCCAATGTAGGAGCTTAGAGATTCTTGATCTGAGCACAAACATGCTTCATGGGGAGATCCCCCAAGAACTTTGTGCATTGTCTTCTCTCACAAAGcttttcttgagtgagaactaccTATTTGGGGTTATCCCTTCGAGCATAGGCAATTTGACCATGCTTGAGGAGCTTGTCATTTACAGTAACAACCTCACCGGAGCGATTCCTCCGTCCATCAAAATGTTGAAAAATCTTCGGATTATTCGTGCGGGTCTCAATGATTTGTCTGGTCCAGTGCCAGTGGAGATCAGCGAGTGTGATAACTTGGAGGTTTTAGGGTTAGCCCAGAATAGGTTGGAAGGTGTTCTTCCCAAAGAGCTTGAGAGGTTGAAGAATCTCACAACCCTAGTTCTTTGGCAAAACCAGTTGTCTGGAGAGATTCCTCCTGAGCTAGGCAACTGCAGTAACTTAGAGATGATTGCCCTGAACAACAATTTTTTTACTGGAGGTGTGCCAAAAGAGCTTGGCAAGCTGATCTTGCTGAAAAAATTGTATCTTTACACCAATAGGTTAGATGGAACCATCCCTAAGGAGCTAGGTAATTGCCAGAGTGCTGTCGAGATTGATCTTTCAGAGAATCACTTGACTGGAATTATTCCTAAAGAGCTTGGTCTGATTCAGACACTTCACTTGCTTTACTTGTTTGAGAACCTCCTGCAGGGAAGCATCCCTAGGGAGCTTGGCCAATTGAGTCTTTTAAGGAAGATAGATTTGTCGATCAATAATCTAACAGGAATCATTCCTTTAGAATTCCAGAACTTCACCTCACTAGAGAACCTTCAACTTTTCAATAACAACCTTGAAGGAATCATTCCTCCACTGTTAGGAACCAAAAGTAATCTCTTAGTACTTGATTTGTCTGACAACAAACTCACCGGCAGCATACCATCTCAACTTTGTAAGTACCAGAAGTTGATCCTCTTAAGCCTTGGATCGAATAGGTTGTTCGGTAACATTCCACATGGGGTCAAAACATGCATGTCACTGATAGTACTAAGGCTGGGAGGAAACCTTCTCACGGGAAGCCTTCCATTGGAGTTATCTGGCCTTCTGAATCTAACTTCTCTAGAGATGAACCACAACCGGTTTTCTGGACCAGTAACTCCGGAAATCGGCAAGCTCAAGAACCTTGAAAGGTTGCTACTGTCTAACAATTACTTCTTTGGTGAGATTCCTCCTGAGATTGGAGAGCTGACTGCTCTTGTTAGCTTCAATGTTTCCTCGAATCATCTTTCGGGTGGTATACCTCAGGAGCTGGCAAATTGCAAAAAACTCCAGAGGCTTGATCTTAGCAGAAATCATTTCAGTGGAATTATCCCACGAGAAATTGGCAATCTAGTCAACTTGGAACTCCTTCTGCTTTCGGATAACCATCTGAATGGAACTATACCAGACAGTCTGGGGGGCCTTTATCACCTTACAGAGCTGCAATTGGGTGGCAACAATTTGTCGGGTGGCATACCAGATGAGCTTGGGCAGCTTACCGCGCTGCAAATTGCTCTGAATGTTAGCTACAATTCCCTCTCTGGGGAGATACCATCTGGTCTTGGGAACTTGCAGATGCTGGAGACATTGTACTTGAACAACAACCAACTAGATGGTGAACTACCGGCTTCGTTTAGTAAGCTCTCCAGCCTTCTAGTCTGCAATCTTTCTTACAATTACCTTTTTGGCTCTTTGCCTAATACTCCAGTGTTCAGAAGCATGGATGATAGCAACTTCCTTGGAAACTATGGTCTATGTGGAAGTGGTACAAAGGCATGCCAGCCTTCACCTGTCCCATTGTATATTGCAGAATCAGGTTGGGTGAAGAGAACGTCCAAGGAGAAAATTGTTAGTATCTCTGCTGTGGTTGTAGGGTTAATTTCTTTAGTTTTGACAATAGGTTTATGCTGGTCTATGAAGTACCGATTGCCAGTTCTTGCAAAACTTGAAGAACATAAGCAGGGAGTTTCTGATCTCTATTATCTCCCATGTGAGGGTGTCACATATCAAGAAATTCTCAAGGCGACTGATGATTTCTCTGAGAGTGCTGTTATAGGGAAGGGTGCCTGTGGTACGGTTTACAAGGCTGTAATGTTGGATGGAGGAATCATTGCAGTAAAGAAGCTGAAATCTCATGTTGAGGGTTCTAGCATTGACAGTAGCTTTCGAGCTGAGATATCAACTCTCGGAAATGTTAGACATCGTAACATTGTGAAGCTCTATGGGTTTTGCTATCACCAGGACTCGAATCTGATCCTCTATGAATATATGGCAAATGGTAGTCTCGGTGAGATGCTGCATGGTAGTGGTGATACATGTTTGCTTGATTGGAATACTCGCTACAGGATTGCTCTTGGAGCGGCGGAAGGCTTGCGTTACCTTCACTATGACTGCAAACCTCAAATAATCCACCGGGATATAAAATCTAATAACATCCTTTTGGATGAAACAATGGAGGCTCATGTTGGGGATTTTGGCTTGGCAAAATTGATAGACATTTCACATTCCAAAACCATGTCTGCTGTTGCCGGTTCTTATGGTTACATTGCTCCAG AGTATGCTTTCACAATGAAAGTTACAGAAAAGTGTGACATCTATAGTTTCGGAGTTGTTCTCTTGGAGCTGGTTACTGGAAAATCTCCAATTCAGCCAATAGAACAAGGAGGTGATCTGGTCAATTTGGTGAGGAGATCGGTTCACAACAACACAGCCACATCTAATGTTTTTGACTCCCGATTGGACCTTACCTCAAAGAGCACAATGGAAGAGATGTCCTTGGTTCTAAAGATTGCATTATTCAGCACtaatgattctccatttgatagGCCAACCATGAGGGATGTGATAGCCATGCTGATGGATGTGAGGGGATCGATATGCTTTTCCCCATCCTCACCGTCATCAGAAACACCTCTCGATCAAACTGAATCTCCCAGAG GGGAAGGAGAATAA